A single genomic interval of Deltaproteobacteria bacterium harbors:
- a CDS encoding MBL fold metallo-hydrolase, giving the protein MIIKELAVGPIMANCFIVGCEETKKAAVIDPGEDADRILATLADSHLTVGCIINTHGHFDHVGANARLKEVTGAKIMIHALDAPMLTQLSQSAAAMGMRADNSPPADRLLEDGETVTCGSITFKVLHTPGHTPGGISLLTGGHVFVGDTLFAGSIGRTDFPGGDFATLEASIREKLYVLDDDVVVYPGHMGRTTIGREKQTNPFVRG; this is encoded by the coding sequence GTGATCATAAAAGAACTTGCAGTGGGGCCGATCATGGCCAACTGCTTTATCGTCGGATGTGAGGAAACCAAAAAAGCAGCCGTTATCGACCCGGGCGAGGATGCGGACAGGATTCTGGCGACTCTGGCGGATTCGCACCTGACGGTCGGCTGCATCATCAATACCCATGGTCATTTCGATCATGTGGGCGCCAACGCGAGGCTCAAGGAGGTTACCGGGGCAAAGATCATGATCCATGCGCTGGATGCACCGATGCTTACCCAGCTGTCGCAGAGCGCCGCCGCCATGGGAATGCGGGCGGACAATTCGCCGCCGGCGGACCGGCTGCTCGAGGACGGCGAAACCGTCACTTGCGGCAGCATCACCTTCAAGGTGCTGCACACGCCGGGTCACACGCCGGGCGGCATCTCCCTTCTCACCGGAGGCCACGTGTTCGTCGGCGACACGCTGTTCGCGGGATCCATCGGCCGCACGGACTTTCCGGGAGGAGACTTTGCTACGCTGGAAGCCAGCATCAGGGAAAAGTTGTACGTACTGGACGACGATGTCGTCGTCTATCCCGGCCACATGGGAAGGACCACCATCGGCAGGGAAAAACAGACCAACCCCTTTGTCCGGGGTTGA
- the ispG gene encoding flavodoxin-dependent (E)-4-hydroxy-3-methylbut-2-enyl-diphosphate synthase translates to MSLSVKRNKTAQVRIGKVKVGGGAPIAVQSMTNTQTADVAATVAQIRRLTAAGCEIVRVAVPDEAAARAIRRIRMEISIPLIADIHFNHRLAIAAVGAGADGLRINPGNIGSSRKVKAVADCAREAGVPIRVGVNAGSLEKDLIEKYRGATAEAMVISALRNVDILRSFDFHDLKVSIKASDVTRTVEAYRLFAEKSDIPVHLGVTEAGGLYSGIVKSSLGIGMLLAEGIGDTIRVSLTRDPVEEVRVGFEILKALGIRRHGPDIISCPTCGRCNIDLFDIAEKIEKRVLTMTAPIKIAVMGCVVNGPGEAREADIGIAGGDGRGVLFKKGEVVETLPQEQLADVLLKELDACEAAYRHR, encoded by the coding sequence ATGTCTCTTTCCGTCAAACGCAACAAGACCGCGCAGGTCAGGATCGGTAAGGTAAAGGTCGGGGGCGGCGCACCCATCGCGGTCCAATCCATGACCAACACGCAAACGGCTGACGTGGCCGCCACCGTTGCACAAATCCGGCGGCTGACGGCGGCCGGGTGCGAGATCGTGCGCGTAGCGGTGCCGGACGAGGCGGCCGCACGGGCGATCCGCCGTATCAGAATGGAAATATCCATTCCCCTGATTGCGGACATTCACTTCAATCACCGCCTGGCGATAGCGGCTGTCGGGGCCGGGGCCGACGGACTGAGGATCAACCCCGGCAACATCGGTTCCTCCCGGAAGGTAAAGGCAGTTGCCGATTGTGCCCGGGAGGCCGGGGTCCCCATCCGCGTAGGGGTCAACGCGGGGTCGCTGGAAAAGGATCTTATCGAAAAATACCGGGGTGCCACCGCTGAAGCGATGGTCATATCCGCTCTAAGGAACGTCGATATCCTCAGATCCTTCGATTTTCACGATCTCAAGGTGTCCATCAAGGCTTCGGATGTGACGCGGACCGTGGAAGCCTACCGGTTGTTTGCCGAGAAATCCGACATTCCCGTCCATCTGGGCGTTACCGAAGCCGGCGGACTTTATTCCGGCATCGTCAAATCCTCCCTGGGCATCGGTATGCTGCTGGCCGAAGGCATCGGGGACACCATCCGGGTGTCGCTGACGCGTGATCCCGTCGAGGAGGTCCGGGTAGGGTTCGAGATTCTGAAAGCGCTGGGGATCCGCCGCCACGGGCCCGACATCATTTCCTGCCCCACTTGTGGGCGCTGCAACATCGACCTGTTCGACATCGCCGAAAAAATCGAAAAACGGGTCCTCACCATGACGGCCCCCATCAAGATTGCCGTCATGGGGTGTGTGGTCAACGGGCCGGGGGAGGCCCGGGAGGCGGACATCGGTATTGCCGGCGGCGATGGCAGGGGGGTTTTGTTCAAAAAGGGCGAGGTGGTCGAGACGCTGCCCCAGGAGCAGTTGGCCGACGTCCTTTTAAAGGAGCTGGATGCTTGTGAAGCGGCATACCGTCATCGGTAG
- the proS gene encoding proline--tRNA ligase: MSKKVPTAIEPTRVEDYPEWYQQVVKASDLAERSSVRGCMVIKPWGYSLWENIVRAMDDMFKATGVQNAYFPLFIPKSFLEKEAEHVEGFAKECAVVTHHRLEKDEQGGLVPAGELAEPLVVRPTSETIIGDSFSRWVKSYRDLPLLINQWANVVRWEMRTRIFLRTSEFLWQEGHTVHATEEEAVERTRMMLDVYARCAEEYLAMPVIRGRKSASERFPGAVDTLCIEAMMQDRKALQAGTSHFLGQNFARASEIRFQTPDETEEYAWTTSWGTSTRLVGGVIMTHGDDDGIILPPRVASSHAVLLPIVRKPGERDKVMAYVNDLAGRLRNQYYHGRRVRIEVDDRDIGGARGWEWIKKGIPVRVEIGPRDIAENSVFVGRRDKAHRDRESMPVDRFLESFAGILDEIQANLYDRALAFREANTREISNDKAFYDYFTPQDSEKPEIHGGFAMSPWCGNASCEAAIKEDLKVTIRCIPFDSEITDKGCICCGKPGGRQVIFAKAY; this comes from the coding sequence ATGAGCAAAAAGGTGCCAACGGCAATCGAACCCACCCGGGTGGAGGACTACCCCGAGTGGTATCAGCAGGTGGTGAAAGCATCGGACCTGGCGGAGCGGTCCTCCGTGCGCGGGTGCATGGTGATCAAACCCTGGGGGTACTCCCTCTGGGAGAACATCGTGCGCGCAATGGACGACATGTTCAAGGCAACCGGTGTTCAGAATGCCTATTTTCCCCTGTTCATTCCCAAAAGCTTTCTGGAAAAGGAGGCCGAGCACGTGGAAGGGTTTGCCAAGGAATGTGCCGTGGTGACCCACCATCGCCTTGAAAAGGATGAACAGGGCGGGCTCGTTCCCGCCGGCGAACTGGCAGAGCCTCTGGTGGTGCGACCCACGTCGGAAACCATCATCGGTGACTCCTTTTCCCGTTGGGTGAAGAGCTACCGCGACCTGCCCCTGCTCATCAACCAGTGGGCCAACGTGGTGCGTTGGGAAATGCGCACGCGCATTTTTTTAAGAACCAGTGAGTTCCTCTGGCAGGAGGGGCACACCGTGCACGCCACGGAGGAGGAAGCCGTCGAGCGCACCCGCATGATGCTGGATGTGTATGCCCGCTGCGCCGAAGAATACCTGGCAATGCCGGTGATCAGGGGGCGCAAGTCGGCTTCCGAAAGATTTCCGGGAGCCGTGGACACCCTGTGCATCGAGGCCATGATGCAGGATCGAAAGGCCCTGCAGGCCGGCACTTCCCACTTCTTGGGGCAGAATTTCGCCCGGGCGTCCGAAATCAGATTTCAGACCCCTGATGAAACGGAGGAATACGCCTGGACCACTTCCTGGGGCACGTCGACCCGCCTGGTAGGGGGCGTGATCATGACCCACGGGGACGATGACGGCATTATCCTGCCCCCCAGGGTCGCCTCGTCGCATGCCGTCCTGCTGCCCATTGTCAGAAAACCGGGCGAGCGGGACAAGGTCATGGCCTACGTGAACGACCTTGCCGGGCGCCTGCGGAACCAGTACTACCATGGCCGCAGGGTCAGGATCGAAGTGGACGACCGGGATATCGGCGGTGCCAGGGGCTGGGAGTGGATCAAGAAAGGCATTCCCGTCAGGGTGGAGATCGGTCCCAGGGACATCGCCGAAAATTCCGTTTTTGTGGGCAGACGCGACAAGGCTCACCGTGACAGGGAATCGATGCCTGTCGACCGCTTCCTTGAATCGTTCGCGGGTATCCTGGATGAGATACAGGCCAATTTATACGACCGCGCGCTTGCCTTCAGAGAGGCGAACACCCGGGAAATTTCGAACGACAAGGCCTTCTATGACTACTTTACACCGCAGGACAGCGAGAAGCCCGAAATCCATGGCGGGTTTGCAATGTCGCCCTGGTGCGGCAACGCATCCTGCGAGGCGGCCATCAAGGAGGACTTGAAGGTGACCATTCGCTGCATCCCCTTCGACAGCGAGATTACGGACAAGGGCTGCATCTGCTGCGGCAAGCCGGGAGGACGGCAGGTTATTTTTGCCAAAGCATACTAA
- a CDS encoding bifunctional (p)ppGpp synthetase/guanosine-3',5'-bis(diphosphate) 3'-pyrophosphohydrolase, whose amino-acid sequence MIRINDIIDKMVEHNPEADVDLVERAYVYSARVHQGQMRLSGEPYLTHPLEVAGILTDMLLDPESVAAGLLHDVVEDTKATPDEIEEMFGKEVRHIVSGVTKLSTLPLGSKQARQAESIRKMLLAMADDIRVILIKLADRLHNMRTLQFHKEIKQRAIAQETIDIYAPIAARLGIYWIKNELEDISFKYTQPEEYDNIQGLVAKDREEREEYIEKVKSFVKKKMDESNLQCVVLGRYKHFFSIYQKMISQHLNFEEVYDIIAFRIILDTIPQCYEALGIVHSLWKPIAKKFKDYIGVPKPNMYQSLHTTVIGPFGERIEIQIRTHEMDKVAKSGIAAHWSYKEGKKGDSEIYAKFAWIQSLVENQAEFRDPQEFLENVRIDLFPDEVYVFTPQGEIKSLPKGATPVDFAYLIHSEVGNQCTGAKVDGRMVPLKYELQTGNIVEIITSKGSHPSKDWLNYVKTVKARSRIRQWIKVQEKERSLSLGREMCEKTFRKYRLNFGSLIRSEEMSSVVEHFGFKTVDDLIASVGYGKTTPLQIARRFATQTEPESENGSLLNKLISKVRKKKPQVGVVVKGLDDILVRFGKCCQPVPGDPVTGYITRGFGVTVHRTNCVNALKMNPDRQIDVQWSDEIKQTYPVKIKLNSLDRVGLLADIASSISKNGANILSVNTETKDDKTVDSFITLGVENTAHLNKVVSDLNKIKYVQGVKRVG is encoded by the coding sequence ATGATTAGAATCAACGACATCATTGACAAAATGGTGGAGCACAATCCCGAGGCCGACGTGGACCTCGTCGAAAGGGCCTACGTCTACTCCGCCAGGGTCCACCAGGGGCAGATGCGCCTGTCCGGGGAACCCTACTTGACCCACCCCCTGGAAGTGGCCGGCATTCTGACGGACATGCTGCTGGACCCGGAGAGTGTTGCCGCAGGGCTTCTGCACGATGTGGTCGAAGACACCAAGGCCACCCCCGATGAGATCGAGGAGATGTTCGGCAAGGAGGTGCGCCACATCGTGTCCGGCGTCACCAAGCTCAGCACCCTGCCCCTGGGAAGCAAACAGGCGCGCCAGGCCGAAAGCATTCGCAAGATGCTGCTGGCCATGGCGGATGACATCCGGGTCATCCTCATCAAACTCGCCGACCGGCTTCACAACATGCGCACCCTTCAGTTTCACAAGGAAATCAAGCAGCGCGCCATCGCTCAGGAGACCATCGACATTTACGCACCCATCGCGGCAAGGCTGGGCATCTATTGGATCAAGAACGAGCTCGAGGACATCTCCTTCAAATATACCCAACCGGAGGAGTACGACAACATCCAAGGGCTGGTTGCCAAGGATCGCGAAGAGCGTGAAGAGTACATCGAAAAAGTCAAGAGCTTCGTCAAGAAGAAGATGGACGAGAGCAACCTCCAGTGTGTGGTGCTGGGTCGATACAAGCATTTTTTCAGCATCTACCAGAAGATGATCAGCCAGCACCTGAACTTCGAGGAGGTGTATGACATCATCGCCTTTCGCATCATTCTGGACACCATCCCCCAATGCTACGAGGCCCTGGGCATCGTGCACTCTTTGTGGAAGCCTATTGCCAAAAAATTCAAGGACTACATCGGGGTGCCCAAGCCGAACATGTACCAGTCTCTGCACACCACGGTCATCGGGCCGTTTGGCGAGAGGATCGAGATACAGATTCGCACCCATGAGATGGACAAGGTGGCCAAATCCGGCATTGCGGCTCACTGGAGCTACAAGGAGGGGAAAAAGGGCGACAGCGAAATCTATGCCAAGTTTGCCTGGATCCAGAGCCTGGTCGAGAACCAGGCCGAGTTCCGCGATCCGCAGGAGTTCCTGGAAAATGTGCGCATCGACCTGTTCCCGGACGAGGTTTACGTGTTCACCCCCCAGGGGGAAATCAAGTCCCTGCCCAAGGGGGCCACGCCCGTCGATTTTGCCTATCTGATTCATTCCGAGGTCGGCAACCAGTGCACCGGTGCTAAAGTGGACGGCCGCATGGTGCCGTTGAAATATGAGCTGCAGACAGGCAACATCGTTGAAATCATCACTTCCAAGGGGTCCCACCCCAGCAAGGACTGGCTCAATTACGTGAAAACGGTCAAGGCCCGCTCACGGATCCGCCAGTGGATCAAGGTTCAGGAAAAGGAGCGCAGCCTGTCCCTCGGGAGGGAGATGTGTGAAAAGACCTTCCGGAAGTACCGCCTCAACTTCGGCTCGCTGATCAGGAGCGAGGAGATGAGCAGTGTGGTGGAGCACTTCGGCTTCAAGACGGTGGACGACCTGATAGCAAGTGTCGGATACGGCAAGACCACCCCCCTCCAGATTGCCAGAAGGTTTGCCACGCAAACGGAGCCGGAATCGGAAAACGGGTCCCTTTTGAACAAGCTGATCAGTAAGGTCAGAAAGAAAAAACCCCAGGTCGGCGTTGTCGTCAAGGGGCTCGACGATATTCTGGTGCGTTTTGGAAAGTGCTGTCAACCGGTACCGGGTGATCCCGTCACCGGGTACATCACTCGGGGCTTCGGCGTGACCGTCCACCGGACCAACTGTGTGAATGCCCTGAAAATGAACCCGGACCGGCAGATCGATGTGCAATGGAGCGACGAGATCAAACAGACCTACCCGGTCAAGATCAAACTCAATTCACTGGACCGGGTCGGGCTGCTGGCGGATATCGCCTCCTCCATCAGCAAGAACGGGGCCAATATCCTCAGCGTAAACACCGAAACCAAGGACGACAAAACCGTGGATTCGTTTATCACCCTGGGGGTCGAAAACACGGCCCACTTGAATAAGGTGGTTTCGGATTTAAACAAGATCAAATATGTTCAAGGGGTTAAAAGGGTGGGTTAG
- the rpmB gene encoding 50S ribosomal protein L28 codes for MSRVCEICGKKPMVGNHVSHAHNLNKRRFNPNLQNVRAFHDGKKKKMVVCTTCIKSGRVVKAS; via the coding sequence ATGTCCAGAGTATGTGAAATATGCGGGAAAAAACCCATGGTCGGCAACCATGTGAGCCATGCTCACAACCTCAACAAAAGAAGATTCAATCCCAATCTTCAAAATGTTCGAGCGTTCCATGATGGGAAAAAGAAAAAGATGGTTGTCTGCACCACCTGCATCAAATCGGGCCGTGTGGTCAAAGCATCCTAA